One Dictyostelium discoideum AX4 chromosome 3 chromosome, whole genome shotgun sequence genomic region harbors:
- a CDS encoding cyclin-like F-box containing protein, giving the protein MGGSWKDKASSYIIQDSLISSSQVKSLSNSAIESCLKNLGYISYFSNSINEMLSKCDSRYIISILYLVDGIFRVLNKNYGEENKKKEPLFSQLNESFSLMLQQNEKKILGSTPEKDCIKLIKLLQIWLKRNDLDQHLLKKWVFRISTDLNIDIDNLDSYQTNNNNNINENNTTISSSSTFVNKKRTLDSNFDIDDILEPSSFKHQKVDNSIGINSINNSNKLLQQQQQLNQLLKENLIYGLPMEMLFEILSNLSVVDLVKVSKVSKFFYSVVNNLPSCTSISFENMILPSIDMQRSLIQFNLVVNVNLSFSRFVTNDVIITLAKHCKHLESLNVNGCLQLDLTSMIQLLRHSRNLKSLKMSQVVCDGVMELSNKLKNTSQNSNTTTTTTTTTTASNTKHKKQPIPFGRLGRYPNKRARARERKARLKQKHQQQQQQAKTRRIKDKTKEVLLAKVFFDLLFNIKNGIIDDSDDIDDDNNNINNNNENKKKVTKKKKKKEVKGNASGELDQEFIDLVSDCEMREHDENEQKHIDIENNCNNNNNNNNSNNNSDDSNEEEDYETSEEEEEEDNEDGHGFNYDDYSYHYDYDYDDDDDEYRIGRGGGGGGGDGGEKAVGEGGGYSNSPVNNKKIRLRELDISCCHPLIFLILQNYNKPLSTSLVKLNIDCMCASIEIGGYAAGINNIFSNFPFLSKLNSLFNPIIHNNNSNTTTTTTTTSATNTNESSLTNNIQMVPNNFKIIVKSDSIWRRLIFNDSNGFEKLILQKQSQYLQQPNSEYSIKKFRKYVNKRYLFGTTSIYMACKYGNFKAIDTLMSLNSNNNNSNNNYSNNNNNNSNNNNNNHNNNNNNNNNNNNNNNDNSNNNNNNNNNNNNNNNNNNKRVVNINIPDYYGITPLLVSNNIFIVKKLVDEYGVVASSEFEELFIKVCLILNKYHSFLIEESQARPDSPTNEEFDQLLTMLLKTPPLITNQEIYRQNNILLVKFVKNFKFFQDYVKSSHNITKRALLLSQTLRDDSIYEKTDLSNMSKEYEKRILMVLYHG; this is encoded by the exons atgggAGGTTCATGGAAAGATAAAGCTTCTTCATATATTATTCAAGATTCATTAATTAGTAGTTCACAAGTTAAATCTCTGTCCAATAGTGCCATAGAAagttgtttaaaaaatttagga tatATAAGTTACTTTTCAAATTCTATAAATGAAATGTTAAGTAAATGTGATAGTAGATatataatatcaatattatatttagttGATGGTATATTTAgagtattaaataaaaattatggtGAAGAgaataaaaagaaagaaccattattttcacaattaaatgaatcattCTCTTTAATGTTAcaacaaaatgaaaagaaGATTCTAGGCTCAACACCAGAAAAAGAttgtataaaattaattaaactacTTCAAATTTGGTTAAAACGTAATGATTTAGATCAacatttattaaagaaatgggtttttagaatttcaacagatttaaatattgatataGATAATTTAGATTCATAccaaactaataataataataatataaatgaaaaCAATACAActatatcatcatcatcaacatttgtaaataaaaagagaACATTAGATAGTAattttgatattgatgataTACTTGAGccatcatcatttaaacaTCAAAAAGTAGATAATAGTATTGGTATAAacagtattaataatagtaataaactattacaacaacaacaacaattaaatcaattattaaaagagaaTTTAATATATGGATTACCAATGGAGAtgttatttgaaattttatcgAATTTATCAGTTGTAGATTTAGTTAAAGTTTCAAAAGTTAGTAAATTCTTTTATAGtgttgtaaataatttaccaagTTGTACGAGtatatcatttgaaaatatgaTTTTACCATCAATTGATATGCAAAGATCATTgattcaatttaatttagttGTAAATGTAAATCTATCCTTTAGTAGATTCGTTACAAATGATGTTATAATCACATTAGCAAAACATTGTAAACATTTGGAATCTTTAAATGTTAATGGTTGTTTACAATTGGATTTAACCTCGatgattcaattattaagacattcaagaaatttaaaatctttaaaaatgtCTCAAGTCGTTTGTGATGGTGTTAtggaattatcaaataaattaaaaaacacatcacaaaattcaaatactactacaacaacaaccactaccACAACAGCATCAAATACAAAACATAAAAAACAACCAATACCATTTGGTAGATTAGGAAGATATCCAAATAAAAGAGCGAGAGCAAGAGAAAGAAAAGCAagattaaaacaaaaacaccaacaacaacaacaacaagctaaAACAAGAagaataaaagataaaaccAAAGAGGTATTATTAGCTAAagttttctttgatttattatttaatattaagaATGGTATTATTGATGATTctgatgatattgatgatgataataataatataaataataataatgaaaataaaaaaaaagtcactaaaaagaaaaagaaaaaagaagtCAAGGGCAATGCTAGTGGTGAATTAGATCAAGAATTTATAGATTTAGTAAGTGATTGTGAAATGCGTGAacatgatgaaaatgaacaGAAACATATAGATATagaaaataattgtaataataataataataataataatagtaataataatagtgatgatagtaatgaagaagaagattaTGAAACtagtgaagaagaagaagaagaagataatgaagatgGACATGGCTTTAATTATGATGATTATAGTTATCActatgattatgattatgatgacgatgatgatgaatataGAATTGGGagaggaggaggaggaggaggaggagATGGAGGAGAAAAAGCAGTAGGAGAAGGAGGAGGATACAGTAATTCTcctgttaataataaaaaaattagattaaGAGAATTAGATATTAGTTGTTGTCAtccattaatatttttaatacttcaaaattataacaaaccattatcaacaagtttagttaaattaaatattgattgtATGTGTgcttcaattgaaattggtggTTATGCCGctggtattaataatatttttagcaATTTTCCATTcctatcaaaattaaattcattatttaatccTATAatacataataataatagtaatacaacaacaacaacaaccaccacatcAGCTACAAATACTAATGAATCATCGTTAACGaataatattcaaatggtaccaaataattttaaaattattgtaaaATCAGATTCAATTTGGAGAcgattaatttttaatgattcaaatgGTTTCGAAAAATTGATATTACAAAAACAATCACAATATCTACAACAACCAAATTCagaatattcaattaaaaaatttaggaAATATGTTAATAAACGTTATTTATTTGGTACAACTTCAATTTATATGGCTTGTAAATATGGAAATTTTAAAGCAATTGATACTTTAATgtcattaaattcaaataataacaatagtaataataattatagtaataataataataataatagtaataataataataataatcataataacaataataataataataataataataacaataataataatgataatagtaacaataataataataataataataataataataataataataataataataataaaagagttgtaaatattaatataccAGATTATTATGGTATAACACCATTATtagtttcaaataatattttcattgtaAAGAAATTAGTTGATGAATATGGTGTTGTTGCATCAAGtgaatttgaagaattatttataaaggtttgtttaatattaaataaatatcattCATTCTTAATTGAAGAATCACAAGCTAGACCTGATTCACCAACAAATGAAGAGTTTGATCAATTGTTAACCATGCTTTTAAAAACACCACCTCTAATTACAAATCAAGAAATTTATCGTCAAAATAATATCTTATTGGTAAAGtttgtaaaaaattttaaattctttcaaGACTATGTCAAAAGTTCTCATAATATTACAAAACGTGCATTGCTATTATCTCAAACATTACGTGATGATTCAATTTATGAAAAAACTGATCTTTCAAATATGAGTAAAGAATatgaaaaaagaattttaatggttttatatcatggttaa
- the impa1 gene encoding inositol monophosphatase (Similar to IMPase), with the protein MENITLDQYLQSAVDVVKEIGPMILKNYNSRSKQIEYKGAIDLVTDTDKAVEEHIIKTLTTKYPHTKILGEESTKDGIYNWGNEPTWVIDPIDGTTNFVHRFPLFCVSIALSINKEIVVACLYAPVLDELFTATKGGGAFLNGESISVSSVEHLSQSIISTNVGYDRSDKGIEFMLTNFKNILKDNVQALRFSGTAAWEMASVSCGRVDSFYEWGIHPWDIAAASLLITEAGGVVVDPSGGKCDMESRKVLCGNPNIVNKLSKLLIEKPTSN; encoded by the exons atggaaaataTTACTCTTGATCAATACCTTCAATCAGCAGTTGATGTTGTTAAAGAGATTGGcccaatgattttaaaaaactataacAGTCGttcaaaacaaattgaataCAAAGGTGCTATTGATTTAGTTACTGATACTGATAaag cTGTTGAAGaacatattattaaaacattgACAACTAAATATCCACATACAAAGATTTTAGGAGAAGAATCAACTAAAGATGGAATTTACAATTGGGGTAATGAACCAACATGGGTAATTGATCCAATTGATGGTACAACCAATTTCGTTCATAGATTCCCATTATTTTGTGTTTCAATTGCATTATCAATAAACAAAgaaattgttgttgcttGTTTATATGCACCAGTATTGGATGAATTATTCACAGCAACTAAAGGTGGTGGTGCCTTTTTAAATGGTGAATCAATTTCAGTTTCATCTGTTGAACATCTTTCACAATCAATCATTTCAACAAATGTTGGTTATGATAGATCCGATAAAGGTATTGAATTTATGTTAAC taatttcaaaaatattttaaaggaTAATGTTCAAGCATTAAGATTCTCAGGTACAGCAGCATGGGAAATGGCAAGTGTATCATGTGGTAGAGTTGATAGTTTCTATGAATGGGGTATTCATCCATGGGATATTGCTGCTGCCTCTTTATTAATTACAGAAGCTGgcggtgttgttgttgaccCATCAGGTGGTAAATGTGATATGGAATCTAGAAAAGTTTTATGTGGTAATCCAAAtattgttaataaattatcaaaattattaattgaaaaaccaacttctaattaa
- the coq2 gene encoding 4-hydroxybenzoate nonaprenyltransferase codes for MIKSILSLQNFKFIKPCTNSSILKYNNNNNTNNNNNNNGINKYNSTFNNNNSNFSNKNLFSSKQYQQQSICNIPILSTISYHNKNNTNINTIINNNNSSNNNLINLNDKFNNLNNKTSPIIFNKNYSTTVSTLLDDNNSNSNNNNNSNNNKPSTTFVNDWISKFPNSVQPYLRLSRVDKPIGVWLLLYPCCWSISLAAPAGSFPDLKTMLVFGIGAYVMRSAGCVINDMADYKFDSKVERTKTRPIASKQLTHKQSLIFLGGQLLASFGLILSSLNYYTIALCASSLPIVVLYPFMKRFTYYPQFVLGLAFNWGALAGYSAIAGSCNWSIVAPLYLAGISWTMVYDTIYAHQDKRDDILVGVKSTALKFAEKSRIILSVFSGLVISGMFLTGIAANMPLFYYLGTAACSSHLIWQLKTVDFNNPSSCLEKFISNKNFGLYFLLIIIVSKLLQDKENENEIQKK; via the exons atgataaaatcaattttatcattacaaaattttaaatttataaaaccttgtacaaattcatcaattttaaaatataataataataataatactaataataataataataataatggtataaataaatataatagtacatttaataataataattcaaatttttcaaataaaaatttattttcatcaaaacaatatcaacaacaatctatTTGTAATATACCAATTTTATCTACAATTTCAtatcataataaaaataatacaaatataaatactattattaataataataatagtagtaataataatttaattaatttaaatgataaatttaataatttaaataataaaacatcaccaataatatttaataaaaattattcaacAACTGTATCAACATTActagatgataataatagtaatagtaataataacaacaatagtaataataataaaccaagtACAACATTTGTAAATGATTGGATTAGTAAATTTCCAAATTCAGTTCAACCTTATCTTAGATTGAGTAGAGTTGATAAACCAATTGGAgtttggttattattatatccATGTTGTTGGAGTATTTCATTGGCAGCACCTGCCGGATCATTTCCAGatttaaaaacaatgttGGTATTTGGTATTGGTGCATATGTAATGAGAAGTGCTGGTTGTGTTATAAATGATATGGCTgattataaatttgattcaaaAGTTGAACGTACAAAAACTAGACCAATAGCTTCAAAACAATTAACTCATAAACAaagtttaatatttttaggtGGTCAATTATTAGCTTcttttggtttaattttatcaagtttaaattattatac tATTGCATTATGTGcatcatcattaccaattGTGGTATTGTATCCATTTATGAAAAGATTTACATATTATCCACAATTTGTATTAGGATTAGCATTTAATTGGGGAGCATTGGCTGGATATTCAGCGATTGCAGGATCATGTAATTGGTCAATCGTTGCACCATTATATTTGGCAGGTATTAGTTGGACGATGGTTTATGATACAATCTATGCACATCAAGATAAAAGGGATGATATTTTAGTTGGTGTTAAATCTACTGCATTGAAATTTGCAGAAAAGAGTCGTATTATTTTATCAGTTTTCTCTGGTCTAGTTATATCTGGTATGTTTTTAACTGGTATCGCTGCAAATATGccattgttttattatttgggtACTGCTGCTTGTAGTAGTCATTTAATTTGGCAATTGAAAACTGTAGATTTCAATAATCCTTCCTCTTGTCTTGAAAAATTCATTTCCAATAAGAATTTCGGTCTTTATTTCCTTTTAATCATTAtagtttcaaaattattacaagataaagaaaatgaaaatgaaattcaaaaaaaataa
- a CDS encoding hypothetical protein (Group-specific antigen), whose protein sequence is MMDIKYKGWNKHQPTTGQKLIQKNINHPILPFREARSITTIKGRDLAWRYLLKALPKHHGENCHSCKEEESSMHIFFECKSIKQNIDSIYQKVCKDSNNTYHGPWSEKVLGKLLTPFSSNLIGAIMESIWYRRNQIKFNDNTTIITENQIIHKIKKARDAEWDRTRKIVEKQLRQELRCTDNRESINRTASIKRRLEKFSHNWNSKLMTINIPEHFIPYCSYNTNS, encoded by the coding sequence ATGATGGATATCAAATACAAGGGATGGAACAAACACCAGCCAACAACAGGTCAAAAACTGATTCAAAAGAACATTAATCACCCAATTCTACCATTTAGAGAAGCCAGATCAATCACAACTATCAAAGGAAGAGACTTAGCGTGGAGATATCTACTCAAGGCACTTCCAAAACACCATGGGGAGAATTGTCACTCATGTAAAGAAGAAGAGTCGTCTATGCACATCTTCTTCGAATGCAAATCAATAAAACAGAATATCGACTCAATCTATCAAAAGGTCTGTAAAGACTCCAACAACACTTACCACGGTCCATGGAGCGAAAAAGTTCTCGGAAAACTACTCACACCATTCTCATCAAATCTGATAGGAGCCATTATGGAATCGATATGGTACAgaagaaatcaaataaaattcaacGATAACACTACAATAATAACAGAGAACCAAATAAttcataaaatcaaaaaagcgAGAGATGCCGAATGGGATAGAACAAGAAAGATAGTAGAAAAGCAACTACGTCAAGAACTAAGATGCACTGATAACCGAGAGTCAATCAATCGGACCGCATCAATAAAAAGAAGACTCGAAAAATTCAGCCACAACTGGAACTCGAAACTCATGACCATAAACATCCCGGAACACTTCATACCATACTGCTCATATAACACCAactcataa